A genomic window from Pirellulales bacterium includes:
- a CDS encoding ParB N-terminal domain-containing protein, translating to MFRDRIKELRRVPAAALRPNPRNWRRHPAGQRAALRAMLDEVGFADALLARELLDGSLELVDGHLRAETAADDEVPVLVLDLEESEADKLLALLDPLAALAETDQVALGDLSARLELESEALGNVLASILDEPSVLDAARHEEPETPVVPESFVVAIECDDEGEQRRVYERMREEGYRCRVLTL from the coding sequence ATGTTTCGCGATCGCATCAAGGAGCTTCGTCGCGTGCCCGCTGCGGCTTTGCGGCCGAATCCACGAAATTGGCGGCGGCATCCGGCCGGACAGCGCGCGGCGCTGCGGGCCATGCTCGACGAGGTCGGCTTTGCCGATGCGCTGCTGGCGCGCGAGTTGCTCGACGGCTCGCTCGAGCTGGTGGATGGGCATCTGCGGGCCGAGACGGCGGCGGACGACGAGGTGCCCGTGCTCGTGCTCGACCTGGAGGAGTCCGAGGCGGACAAGTTGCTGGCCCTGCTCGATCCGCTGGCCGCCCTGGCCGAGACGGATCAGGTGGCGCTGGGAGACTTGTCCGCTCGGTTGGAACTCGAGAGCGAGGCGCTGGGCAACGTGCTGGCATCGATCCTCGACGAACCGTCGGTGCTGGATGCCGCTCGACACGAAGAACCCGAGACGCCGGTGGTGCCGGAAAGTTTCGTGGTGGCGATCGAATGCGACGATGAGGGGGAACAGCGTCGAGTCTACGAGCGCATGCGCGAGGAGGGCTATCGGTGCCGCGTCTTGACGTTGTAG
- a CDS encoding cytochrome c, translating into MKYWGALMVVGLVCSASAADCTIVRRSVGRHVAVQVDAGLAVVPFAVPVAVPVAVISQPVVFYARRVELAAEVSPATARERRATPRAPRSAADVLRTHCAACHSGPTAKGELRLFEPEGALVERLPRRAILDAVTEGSMPQGTSTLTEEEIDALREWATPPRELLY; encoded by the coding sequence ATGAAATATTGGGGCGCGTTGATGGTCGTGGGGCTTGTCTGTAGCGCCAGCGCGGCGGATTGCACGATCGTTCGGCGATCGGTCGGTCGACACGTCGCGGTGCAAGTCGATGCCGGGCTGGCCGTAGTGCCATTTGCGGTTCCCGTGGCGGTGCCGGTGGCCGTCATCTCGCAACCGGTGGTGTTCTATGCACGGCGCGTGGAGTTGGCCGCCGAGGTATCGCCAGCCACGGCCAGGGAGAGGCGAGCAACACCACGTGCCCCACGTTCGGCGGCCGACGTATTGCGAACGCACTGCGCGGCGTGTCATAGCGGGCCGACGGCCAAGGGAGAGTTGCGCTTGTTCGAGCCGGAGGGCGCTCTGGTCGAACGATTGCCGCGCCGGGCGATCCTCGACGCGGTGACCGAAGGGAGCATGCCGCAGGGGACGTCGACGCTGACGGAGGAAGAGATCGATGCCTTGCGCGAATGGGCGACACCGCCCCGCGAGCTGTTGTATTGA
- a CDS encoding S8 family peptidase has translation MSERTGKSASWRLPPYAVEAQFVALSETVDWGLSLYGVPEQWRDSRGAGVTVAVLDTGIDEGHPDLASAVVGARDFTRSPSGPIDRVGHGTHVAGTIGARQNELGVVGVAPECRLLVAKVLGDSGSGSGASVSAGIDWACEQGADILSLSLGSPQPSEEIRGAIARASGAGKIILCAAGNEGRDDAVNYPARWSDTIAVGAVDRNGRLASFSSRGPEVDLCAPGQDVLSTYLRGGYAKLSGTSMATPFVSGVVALMLAKHRRQRGRTPVEERVQVVEHLLRTAIDAGPTGKDPQYGYGLIHPAGALAALAPQPATLELRIGPVSLNGVPGELVFVPTSDTE, from the coding sequence ATGAGCGAGAGGACGGGAAAGAGCGCGTCGTGGCGGTTGCCTCCCTATGCCGTCGAGGCGCAGTTTGTCGCGCTGTCGGAAACAGTCGACTGGGGCCTGAGCCTGTACGGCGTGCCGGAGCAATGGCGCGACTCGCGCGGCGCTGGGGTGACCGTAGCCGTGCTCGATACCGGGATCGACGAGGGGCATCCCGATCTGGCCAGCGCCGTGGTGGGGGCGCGCGACTTTACGCGCTCGCCGAGTGGCCCGATCGATCGCGTGGGACATGGCACGCATGTGGCCGGCACGATCGGCGCGCGGCAGAACGAATTGGGAGTCGTCGGCGTGGCGCCGGAATGTCGGCTGCTCGTGGCGAAGGTCTTGGGCGATAGTGGCAGCGGCAGTGGGGCAAGCGTGTCGGCGGGGATCGATTGGGCCTGCGAGCAAGGCGCCGACATCTTGTCGCTGAGCCTTGGCTCGCCGCAGCCCAGCGAGGAGATTCGCGGGGCCATCGCGCGGGCGTCCGGGGCGGGCAAGATCATCCTCTGCGCAGCGGGAAATGAAGGGCGCGACGACGCCGTGAACTATCCGGCGCGCTGGTCCGACACGATCGCCGTTGGCGCGGTCGATCGAAATGGCCGGTTGGCTTCATTCTCGAGCCGCGGACCGGAGGTCGATCTCTGTGCGCCGGGGCAGGATGTGCTGTCGACCTACCTGCGCGGCGGCTATGCCAAGCTCTCGGGCACGAGCATGGCGACCCCCTTCGTGAGCGGCGTGGTGGCACTGATGCTGGCGAAGCATCGGCGTCAACGCGGCAGGACGCCCGTCGAGGAACGTGTCCAGGTGGTCGAACATCTGCTGCGAACGGCGATCGATGCCGGACCGACGGGCAAAGACCCCCAATACGGCTACGGCCTGATTCATCCGGCGGGGGCACTCGCGGCGCTGGCGCCGCAGCCGGCGACGCTCGAGCTGCGGATCGGGCCGGTTTCACTCAACGGCGTGCCGGGCGAGTTGGTGTTCGTTCCGACAAGCGACACGGAGTAA
- a CDS encoding bifunctional (p)ppGpp synthetase/guanosine-3',5'-bis(diphosphate) 3'-pyrophosphohydrolase produces MATESRLSSRFESALVYAAQLHAAQTRKASDVPYVAHLLAVASLVIEHGGDEDEVIAALLHDAIEDQGGAPTRAAIVERFGPRVAEIVAGCTDAEVMPKPPWRARKEAHLAHVAVASDSIRLVIAADKLHNARALLHDYRLHGELLWERFNGGREGTLWYYRSMVDALRRGWSHALVDQLARELDELERLANID; encoded by the coding sequence ATGGCAACAGAAAGTCGACTTTCGTCGCGTTTCGAGTCCGCGCTGGTCTATGCAGCGCAGTTGCACGCGGCGCAGACGCGCAAGGCGTCGGATGTGCCGTACGTCGCCCATCTGCTGGCGGTGGCGTCGCTCGTGATCGAGCACGGCGGCGACGAGGACGAAGTGATCGCGGCGCTGCTGCACGATGCGATCGAAGATCAAGGAGGCGCGCCGACGCGGGCGGCCATTGTCGAACGCTTCGGTCCGCGGGTGGCCGAGATCGTCGCCGGCTGCACCGATGCGGAGGTGATGCCGAAGCCCCCCTGGCGGGCGCGCAAAGAGGCCCATCTGGCCCATGTGGCGGTGGCGTCCGACTCGATTCGGTTGGTGATCGCGGCCGACAAGCTGCACAACGCGCGCGCGCTGCTGCACGATTATCGCCTGCACGGCGAGTTGCTGTGGGAGCGTTTCAACGGCGGGCGTGAAGGAACTCTCTGGTACTACCGCTCGATGGTCGACGCCTTGCGCCGCGGCTGGTCGCACGCGTTGGTCGATCAACTGGCACGCGAGCTCGATGAGCTCGAGCGGCTGGCGAACATCGATTGA
- a CDS encoding endonuclease/exonuclease/phosphatase family protein: MRRLLKLLLLVLAAGGGGYYVQKNGVPGLDQLQPSGLEGTTVAYSDPVAPFRAGSTIRVATFNIQVFGESKMSKPHVTRILADVVRRFDVVAIQEIRAVSQEILPRFLAEVNSVGRQYDYVIGPRLGRTSSKEQYAYIYDTATVELDRESVYTVQDPDDLLHREPLVAAFRARGVPEAEAFTFTLVNVHTDPDEVREELNVLDDVYRAVRADGRGEDDILMLGDFNADDRRMGELGQVSGITGVIRGVPTNTRGTQMYDNILFTEPATNEFTGGAGVVDLMEMFHLTQEQALEVSDHLPVWGEFSVYEGGRGGRLATRPEEAGAR, translated from the coding sequence ATGCGTCGCCTGCTCAAGCTGTTGCTGCTGGTTCTGGCCGCCGGAGGTGGTGGCTACTACGTGCAAAAGAATGGCGTGCCGGGGCTCGATCAGCTTCAGCCGTCTGGTTTGGAAGGCACGACGGTCGCTTATTCGGATCCGGTGGCGCCGTTTCGCGCCGGCTCGACGATCCGCGTGGCCACGTTTAACATCCAGGTCTTTGGCGAATCGAAGATGTCGAAGCCACACGTGACGCGCATCCTGGCGGACGTGGTGCGCCGTTTCGACGTGGTGGCGATTCAAGAAATACGGGCGGTGAGTCAGGAGATCCTGCCGCGATTTTTGGCCGAGGTGAATTCGGTGGGGCGGCAATACGACTACGTGATCGGTCCGCGGCTGGGGCGCACGTCGAGCAAGGAGCAGTACGCCTACATCTACGACACGGCCACCGTGGAGCTGGATCGGGAATCGGTCTACACGGTGCAGGATCCCGACGACTTGTTGCATCGCGAGCCGCTGGTGGCGGCGTTTCGCGCCCGCGGGGTGCCCGAGGCGGAAGCATTCACCTTTACGTTGGTCAACGTCCACACCGATCCGGACGAAGTGCGAGAAGAGTTGAACGTGCTCGACGACGTCTATCGGGCGGTGCGTGCCGATGGCCGTGGCGAGGATGACATTCTCATGCTGGGCGATTTCAATGCCGACGATCGCCGCATGGGCGAACTGGGGCAGGTCTCGGGCATCACGGGCGTCATTCGCGGTGTGCCGACGAACACGCGCGGCACGCAGATGTACGACAACATTCTCTTCACCGAGCCGGCTACGAACGAGTTCACCGGCGGCGCGGGAGTGGTGGATCTGATGGAAATGTTTCACCTGACCCAGGAGCAGGCGCTGGAAGTCTCGGACCATCTGCCGGTCTGGGGGGAGTTCAGCGTCTACGAAGGTGGTCGGGGCGGACGGCTGGCTACCCGTCCCGAAGAGGCCGGGGCGCGATAA
- a CDS encoding MogA/MoaB family molybdenum cofactor biosynthesis protein, giving the protein MTDTVAEHRQASPPQVRCGVVTVSDTRTLADDRGGGLIVELLSVAGHTVAAREIVPDDPALIGDLVIQWRDREDIDAILLTGGTGISRRDQTFETVEVLLTKVLTGYGELFRVLSYQEIGAAAMLSRALGGVAETTVVLTMPGSPNAVRLAMEKLILPELRHLVREATR; this is encoded by the coding sequence ATGACCGATACGGTGGCGGAACACAGACAGGCATCGCCCCCGCAGGTGCGCTGCGGAGTGGTGACGGTGAGCGACACGCGGACTTTGGCCGACGATCGCGGGGGGGGCCTGATCGTGGAATTGCTCTCGGTGGCGGGACATACAGTAGCGGCGCGGGAGATCGTGCCCGACGATCCGGCCCTGATCGGGGATCTGGTGATCCAGTGGCGGGATCGCGAAGATATCGATGCGATCCTGCTGACCGGTGGAACCGGCATCAGCCGCCGCGACCAGACCTTTGAAACCGTCGAGGTCCTGCTGACCAAGGTGCTGACGGGCTACGGCGAACTGTTCCGCGTGCTGAGCTACCAGGAGATCGGCGCCGCGGCGATGTTGAGCCGGGCCCTGGGAGGCGTGGCCGAGACGACGGTCGTGCTCACGATGCCGGGCTCTCCCAACGCGGTGCGCCTGGCGATGGAAAAGCTGATTCTGCCGGAGTTGCGGCATCTGGTCCGCGAGGCGACGCGGTAG
- a CDS encoding HEAT repeat domain-containing protein, with product MSSLLPTSRRSVPPRTSLVPLLAVMALSVCAAPPARGEIFQLANKGRIEGKLLNPDEQPREKYVIETKSGGRVTLARTAVVDVIHQTAAQTRYEEIRPQYPDTVAGQWELAEWCRQNGNPAARKTHLERILELDTNHLAARRALGYTQLEGKWVTQDSVMASRGYVKYKGRWVLPQEVQLIEERRQTDQAEAAWRGKLKRWRDWLETDRAEEAIIQLRALRDPDALPALTRALKEDEIDAHRALYAQAVSNIATPKALALLVQLSLEDPNEEVRLTALDYLAVEKHPDVVAQYISGLRSKDNQSVNRAADCLRVMNSPTAVEPLIDALVTVHKHKITSGSPESINSTFNTTPGGGGAPGGLSVGQSTRIITQRLQNHSVLDALIKLTGANFDFDVPRWKQWFATRKAPADLDARRN from the coding sequence ATGTCGAGTCTGCTCCCGACATCTCGAAGGAGTGTACCTCCCCGCACCAGCCTGGTCCCCTTGCTGGCGGTCATGGCTTTGAGCGTGTGCGCGGCGCCCCCCGCGCGCGGCGAGATCTTCCAACTTGCCAACAAAGGACGCATCGAGGGTAAGCTCCTCAATCCCGACGAGCAGCCGCGCGAGAAGTATGTCATCGAAACGAAGTCGGGCGGGCGCGTCACGTTGGCCCGCACGGCGGTCGTCGACGTCATCCATCAGACCGCCGCGCAGACGCGCTACGAAGAGATCCGGCCTCAATATCCCGATACCGTCGCCGGACAATGGGAACTGGCCGAATGGTGCCGCCAGAATGGCAACCCGGCGGCGCGCAAGACCCATCTCGAACGCATCCTCGAGCTCGATACCAACCACCTCGCGGCACGCCGCGCGCTGGGTTACACGCAGCTCGAGGGGAAATGGGTCACGCAAGATTCGGTCATGGCCTCGCGCGGCTACGTGAAGTACAAGGGCCGCTGGGTCCTGCCGCAAGAGGTGCAACTGATCGAGGAACGCCGCCAGACAGACCAGGCCGAGGCCGCCTGGCGAGGCAAGTTGAAACGCTGGCGCGACTGGCTCGAAACGGATCGGGCCGAAGAGGCCATCATCCAGTTGCGCGCCCTGCGAGACCCCGACGCGCTGCCCGCCCTCACGCGCGCCCTCAAAGAAGATGAAATCGATGCCCACCGCGCCCTCTACGCGCAGGCCGTCAGCAACATCGCCACGCCCAAGGCCCTCGCGCTGCTCGTGCAACTCTCGCTCGAAGATCCCAACGAAGAAGTCCGCCTCACCGCGCTCGACTATCTCGCCGTCGAGAAGCACCCGGACGTGGTCGCCCAATACATCTCGGGCCTGCGCAGCAAAGATAACCAGTCGGTCAATCGTGCCGCCGACTGCCTCCGCGTGATGAACAGCCCCACGGCCGTCGAACCCCTCATCGATGCCCTGGTGACCGTCCACAAGCACAAGATCACTTCGGGCAGCCCCGAATCGATCAACTCCACCTTCAACACCACCCCCGGCGGTGGCGGCGCGCCGGGAGGGCTCTCCGTCGGGCAAAGCACGCGCATCATCACCCAGCGCCTGCAAAACCACTCGGTGCTCGACGCCCTCATCAAACTGACCGGCGCCAATTTCGACTTCGACGTCCCACGCTGGAAACAGTGGTTCGCCACGCGCAAGGCGCCGGCCGATCTCGACGCGCGGCGCAACTGA
- a CDS encoding CoA-binding protein, which yields MLKPTVAILGASADRSKFGNKSVRAHLQQGYEVFPVNPKGGTIEGLPVYRSLAEVPEGKIERVSVYLPPAVTLAALDEIAQRGCEELWLNPGSESADVIERAEELGLDPIMACSIVNLGLHPDRLGDD from the coding sequence ATGCTCAAGCCCACCGTGGCCATACTCGGCGCCAGTGCCGATCGCTCGAAGTTCGGCAACAAGTCGGTCCGCGCCCACCTGCAGCAAGGCTACGAAGTCTTTCCCGTGAATCCCAAGGGGGGCACCATCGAGGGCCTGCCGGTCTATCGCTCCTTGGCCGAAGTGCCAGAGGGCAAGATCGAACGGGTCAGCGTCTACCTGCCGCCGGCGGTGACCCTGGCCGCGCTCGATGAGATCGCCCAGCGGGGCTGCGAGGAATTGTGGCTCAACCCGGGCAGCGAGAGTGCCGACGTCATCGAGCGCGCCGAAGAACTCGGCCTCGATCCCATCATGGCCTGCAGCATCGTCAACCTGGGGCTCCACCCCGACCGCCTGGGCGACGACTGA
- a CDS encoding DUF1028 domain-containing protein: MRPRVTLACPILLLVSQIALPLLAAEPAPPAVSRTFSIVAYDPASGAVGAAVASKYPSVGRVVPYVRAGVGAFCTQHWHEPKFGPRALELLAAGKSSQEVLVLLLADDPRRDERQLALIDARGRTAIHQPIAAEGESLYWGAMTGRFYACQGNTLAGREVIVSMVAAYETTAGSLADRLMATLVAGDRAGGDHRGRLAAGIRVAKPGVDGVWLDLHVDRSDDAVEELKQKYDQLDHPAKGAN; the protein is encoded by the coding sequence ATGCGACCCCGCGTTACCTTGGCCTGTCCGATCCTGCTATTGGTCAGCCAGATTGCCCTTCCGCTTCTCGCCGCCGAGCCTGCTCCCCCCGCCGTCAGCCGCACCTTCTCGATCGTGGCGTACGATCCCGCCTCGGGCGCCGTGGGGGCGGCCGTCGCCAGCAAGTATCCGTCGGTCGGGCGCGTTGTCCCTTACGTCCGCGCCGGAGTTGGCGCCTTCTGTACCCAACACTGGCACGAGCCCAAGTTCGGTCCGCGCGCCCTCGAGCTCCTGGCGGCCGGCAAGTCTTCCCAAGAGGTGCTCGTGCTACTCCTGGCCGACGATCCTCGCCGCGACGAGCGGCAACTCGCCCTCATCGACGCGCGGGGACGCACCGCCATTCATCAGCCCATCGCCGCCGAGGGCGAAAGTCTTTACTGGGGTGCCATGACGGGACGCTTCTATGCCTGCCAGGGAAACACGCTCGCCGGTCGCGAGGTCATCGTCTCGATGGTCGCGGCCTACGAAACGACCGCGGGAAGCCTGGCCGATCGTCTGATGGCCACCCTCGTCGCCGGCGATCGCGCGGGGGGCGATCATCGTGGTCGGCTCGCGGCAGGTATCCGTGTCGCCAAACCCGGCGTCGACGGTGTCTGGCTCGACCTGCACGTCGATCGCAGCGACGACGCCGTCGAAGAATTGAAGCAGAAGTACGACCAGCTCGATCACCCCGCCAAAGGCGCGAATTGA
- a CDS encoding DUF1559 domain-containing protein has protein sequence MITKQVRPARTGSRCFAPVGFTLVELLVAIAIIGILIAILLPAVQAAREAGRRAICSNNLKQLGLAMHNYQSANGILPPAGLKRNPPGSLIPPRPASGFVSVLPYCGEEALFQSWNFNIGPDFNPNLPLTRRVLSIHRCPSMQLTLLGSSMEDCTLRPRPSSYALSTGSHHRLDANKYGHNGAFVMQGEGFYRVGLDDISAADGTSQTLLIGELGYTLAEMTDECCPGGMTQWAVTYPGQAIASTGGIFNSRRVVSHEYEVFRGDHPGGVNFVFADGGVHFVRETVDAAVLDALATRAGGEVLGDFE, from the coding sequence ATGATTACGAAGCAAGTTCGACCGGCGCGCACGGGAAGCCGCTGTTTCGCACCGGTTGGATTCACGTTGGTGGAACTGCTGGTGGCGATCGCGATCATCGGCATCTTGATCGCCATTCTGCTGCCTGCCGTGCAGGCGGCGCGCGAAGCGGGGCGGCGCGCGATCTGCAGCAACAACCTCAAGCAGCTCGGCCTGGCGATGCACAACTATCAGAGCGCGAACGGGATCCTGCCGCCCGCCGGATTGAAGCGCAATCCGCCCGGCAGCCTGATTCCGCCACGTCCGGCGAGCGGTTTCGTCTCGGTGCTGCCGTATTGCGGCGAAGAAGCGCTGTTTCAGTCGTGGAACTTCAACATCGGGCCCGACTTCAATCCCAACCTGCCACTGACGCGCCGCGTGCTGTCGATCCATCGCTGCCCCTCGATGCAGTTGACTCTGCTGGGAAGCAGCATGGAAGATTGCACGCTCCGCCCGAGACCCAGCAGCTACGCCCTGTCGACGGGCAGTCACCATCGGCTCGACGCCAACAAGTATGGGCACAACGGCGCGTTCGTCATGCAGGGAGAGGGGTTCTATCGCGTGGGGCTCGACGATATCTCGGCGGCCGACGGCACGTCCCAGACGCTCTTGATCGGCGAGCTCGGTTATACACTGGCCGAAATGACTGACGAATGCTGTCCGGGAGGAATGACGCAGTGGGCCGTCACCTACCCGGGCCAGGCGATTGCCAGCACCGGAGGAATCTTCAATAGCCGTCGTGTGGTGAGTCACGAGTACGAGGTCTTTCGCGGCGATCATCCTGGGGGGGTGAATTTCGTCTTCGCGGACGGGGGGGTGCATTTCGTTCGCGAGACGGTCGACGCGGCGGTCCTCGATGCCCTGGCGACGCGCGCCGGTGGAGAAGTCTTGGGGGACTTCGAATGA
- a CDS encoding PEP-CTERM sorting domain-containing protein, protein MLVLRRLMACVVLGVVAIVATTAQADPMALIDPGLPGTTQYDGWASGSLTTGANPGFPGFPGTGAWPSAIGSSAPGSGDATLMKVANGAGGGPYPGGGSIYYGGFSGDSNVNGGTLSVADSTPVSGVKNVVFQIQIGEASTYDFFNDILPTLNYNGGVQQLAATNNLLLEQFFNGTIDTPTGPEDVFINTYLLQWDLTPVGSVTDFNIDWNGVQHVQVYALRLDQSDHYEAYAVPEPTSIGLALMGGLGLIGARAHRAWRRRRAS, encoded by the coding sequence ATGTTAGTTCTTCGAAGGTTGATGGCGTGCGTAGTGTTGGGCGTTGTAGCGATCGTGGCGACAACAGCGCAAGCGGACCCGATGGCGTTGATCGATCCCGGGCTGCCCGGCACGACGCAGTACGACGGCTGGGCGAGTGGCAGCCTGACGACCGGCGCGAACCCCGGTTTTCCTGGCTTTCCCGGCACGGGCGCCTGGCCGTCTGCCATTGGCTCGAGTGCGCCGGGGTCGGGTGATGCCACGTTGATGAAGGTGGCCAACGGCGCGGGGGGCGGTCCCTATCCCGGGGGAGGCTCCATCTACTACGGCGGCTTCAGCGGCGATAGCAACGTCAACGGCGGAACCCTGTCGGTGGCCGACAGCACGCCGGTGTCGGGCGTGAAGAATGTCGTGTTCCAGATCCAGATCGGCGAGGCCTCGACCTACGACTTCTTCAACGACATTCTGCCCACGTTGAACTACAACGGCGGAGTTCAGCAGCTCGCGGCGACCAACAACCTGTTGCTCGAGCAATTCTTCAACGGCACGATCGATACGCCCACGGGCCCGGAAGACGTGTTCATCAACACGTATCTCTTGCAGTGGGATCTGACTCCGGTCGGCAGCGTGACGGATTTCAACATCGACTGGAATGGTGTCCAGCATGTGCAGGTCTATGCGTTGCGACTCGACCAGTCGGATCACTACGAGGCCTACGCCGTGCCGGAGCCGACGTCGATCGGCCTGGCCTTGATGGGGGGCCTGGGGCTGATCGGCGCGCGGGCACATCGGGCGTGGCGTCGGCGACGTGCTTCGTAG
- a CDS encoding tetratricopeptide repeat protein: MNAPSTPLGRPIDDEPSLAGRRVAFVGRLAGMSKREAQQLVRSHGAIAVEVADAETELVVVGEEGFPLAAVDEPVDVLEGVLRTAAEQGTLEVLRESDLWRRLGMVDDERDVRRLYTPAMLAGLVGVPVATIRRWHRRGLIQPLREVRRLPYFDFQEVTTARRLAEVLAAGVSPQALERKLAALARFLPDVERPLAQLPIILAGKELLLRQGEGLLEPGGQLRFDFDAAAVDAEPAVLDVASAGYADTPEAMFSAAEELDDAGDLEGAAEAYRAVLAAGGPNAEVCFRLAELLYRLGDLSAARERYSMALELDEDYVEARANLGCVLEELGRTDLAEAAFRGAIAMYEDFPDAHYHLARLLDLAGQADEAEQHWRRFSQLAPESPWADEARVRLATGPDFD; encoded by the coding sequence ATGAACGCCCCCTCGACACCCCTTGGTCGACCGATCGATGACGAGCCTTCGCTGGCCGGTCGACGCGTGGCGTTCGTGGGTCGACTGGCGGGCATGTCGAAGCGCGAAGCGCAGCAACTCGTGCGTTCGCACGGCGCCATTGCCGTCGAAGTGGCCGATGCCGAGACCGAGTTGGTCGTCGTCGGCGAGGAAGGCTTTCCGCTGGCGGCGGTCGACGAACCGGTCGACGTGCTCGAGGGGGTTCTGCGCACGGCGGCCGAGCAAGGCACCCTCGAGGTGCTGCGCGAGTCCGACTTATGGCGCCGCCTGGGCATGGTTGACGACGAGCGGGATGTGCGCCGGCTCTACACGCCGGCCATGCTCGCGGGTCTGGTCGGAGTGCCGGTCGCCACGATACGCCGCTGGCACCGCCGGGGACTGATTCAACCGCTGCGCGAGGTGCGGCGTCTGCCCTACTTCGACTTTCAAGAAGTCACCACGGCGCGTCGCCTGGCCGAAGTGCTGGCGGCGGGGGTCTCGCCCCAGGCGCTCGAGCGCAAGCTGGCGGCGCTCGCGCGATTTCTGCCCGACGTCGAACGCCCCCTCGCGCAACTGCCGATCATTCTGGCGGGCAAGGAACTGCTGCTGCGGCAGGGGGAGGGGCTGCTCGAGCCCGGTGGGCAACTTCGCTTCGATTTCGACGCCGCGGCCGTCGATGCCGAACCGGCCGTGCTGGATGTAGCCAGCGCAGGCTACGCGGATACGCCCGAGGCGATGTTCTCCGCGGCCGAGGAGTTGGACGACGCGGGGGATCTGGAGGGGGCCGCCGAAGCGTATCGCGCGGTGTTGGCGGCAGGCGGCCCGAATGCCGAAGTCTGTTTTCGGCTGGCCGAGTTGCTCTATCGCCTGGGGGATCTCAGTGCGGCGCGCGAGCGGTATTCGATGGCGCTCGAGCTCGACGAAGACTACGTCGAAGCGCGGGCAAACCTGGGGTGCGTGCTCGAGGAACTGGGACGGACGGATCTGGCCGAGGCGGCCTTCCGCGGGGCGATCGCCATGTACGAGGATTTTCCCGACGCGCATTATCATCTGGCGCGCTTGCTCGACCTTGCCGGCCAAGCGGACGAGGCCGAGCAGCACTGGCGCCGTTTTTCGCAGCTTGCCCCGGAGAGTCCCTGGGCCGACGAAGCGCGCGTGCGGCTGGCCACCGGTCCCGACTTCGATTGA
- a CDS encoding HEAT repeat domain-containing protein translates to MTQPPDVPPSMSPDDALPPVEPPNAGFIVQLFVVPAVIVSIIVAVWLMFNWLAHMSQEDATGYIQALKRDNTARWQTAVNLANALQQPDHPLKKDEGFARDLAALLDAEVAASAEHGDMEDIRLRVFLCRALGQINVPAAREALLKTAGSTGGDQNVAVREAAVQALAVQAGNLSENEDRTGLLASLLELSSDSEAAVRSAAAYALGVGGQPEALARLRQLLNDGTPNVRYNAATGLARHGDAAAVPLLSEMLDPEEVVVIAGEDVGERDREILRLSIVLSALQATDQLSEKNPGADLTALDAPLEALTKSEIKQISVAALEVVQRMNGRQATATAP, encoded by the coding sequence ATGACCCAGCCCCCCGATGTCCCCCCTTCGATGTCGCCCGACGACGCCTTGCCGCCGGTCGAGCCGCCGAACGCGGGCTTTATCGTGCAACTCTTCGTTGTGCCGGCCGTGATCGTGTCGATCATCGTGGCCGTGTGGCTGATGTTCAACTGGCTGGCCCATATGAGCCAGGAAGATGCCACGGGGTACATCCAGGCCCTCAAGCGCGACAATACCGCGCGCTGGCAGACGGCGGTGAACCTGGCGAACGCGCTGCAGCAGCCCGATCATCCGTTGAAAAAGGATGAAGGGTTTGCCCGCGACCTGGCCGCGTTGCTCGACGCCGAGGTGGCCGCCAGCGCCGAGCACGGCGACATGGAAGATATTCGGCTCCGCGTGTTTCTCTGCCGGGCCTTGGGGCAAATCAACGTGCCGGCCGCGCGCGAGGCGCTGTTGAAAACGGCGGGCTCGACCGGCGGAGATCAGAATGTCGCCGTCCGTGAAGCGGCCGTGCAAGCGCTCGCCGTGCAGGCCGGCAATCTGTCGGAAAATGAAGATCGCACGGGTTTGCTCGCCTCGTTGCTCGAGCTGTCGAGCGACAGCGAGGCCGCGGTACGTTCGGCGGCCGCCTATGCCCTGGGGGTCGGCGGGCAACCCGAGGCACTGGCCCGACTGCGGCAATTGCTCAACGACGGCACGCCGAACGTCCGCTACAACGCGGCGACGGGTTTGGCGCGCCATGGCGACGCGGCGGCGGTCCCGCTGCTGTCCGAAATGCTCGATCCGGAAGAGGTCGTCGTGATCGCCGGCGAGGATGTGGGGGAGCGCGACCGCGAGATTCTGCGGCTTTCGATCGTGCTGAGCGCCTTGCAAGCAACCGATCAATTGAGCGAGAAGAATCCCGGGGCCGATCTGACGGCGCTCGACGCGCCGCTCGAGGCGCTGACGAAATCGGAAATCAAGCAGATCAGCGTCGCCGCGCTGGAAGTCGTGCAACGGATGAACGGTCGACAAGCAACCGCAACGGCACCCTAG